GAATTTAAAATAGGTATCCAAGACTACAGACAAAAATGTTAGATGGGGAGAAAATCAGGACAGAAGAGCATCACAGAGTTGAGAGTGTGAAGGAACAAATAGTTcaattatttaaacaataaagaaGTAACGTAGAATAAATTCCATCAATCTGATGATTAGAAAGCCATGAGTTCCagtcctgaaaccaagactacattgcatgttaactaaattaaatttaaaaaaaaaaaaaaaagaaagctatgagTGCCCTTCAAGAGGGCAATATCTATGGATTAGTGAAGATGGAAGCCAGATTTCCATGGCTTAAAGGATGAATGTTATGAGGAAATAAACCCTGCAATTAGACACCAATCATTTCAGAACTCTGGATGTGAAAGGAAGAATCAGAATGGTAATTATGTAGCACAGAGTCTCtcccccaaaattttttaaattgtttaatgtttatttatttttgagacagagagagacagagcatgagtggaggagggtagagagagagagggagggagacacagaatctgaagcaggctccaggctctgagctgtcagcacagagcccgacacggggctcgatctcatgagctgtgagatcatgacctgagccgaagtcggacacccacccaactgagccaccaaggctcccccAAAATTGGGTTTTTATAATGAGGGAAAAGGAATTAACCAGAAATAAGAGAAACCCTGGTTGGTAGAAAGGGGAATTAGAGCCCAAATGTGATCAATGTGAAATGAAAGGTCGACCAACTGTCCTCATTGACTGCTGGGCCCTTGCCTATCCAGTCACTATTGGACTGACCGTAGATCTTCCAAACATTTGAGTTCACCAATGATCCTTTCAGTTGGCCAAAATTTCCccacattttacaaattaagaaatgtaaaGCTAAGAGAAGTCAGTAGCTTGTTCTAGCCTTCAGGAAGCAGAAGAGAACAGATTTAAGGCAAAAATTTCCGGGCTCTACAGGTCCCACTTTCTCTAGGATCCAGCACTGTCAATCATTTGTCACAAGACAAGGGCTGTAGTAGAGAGCTGTGTGGGGTGGGTGAGAGGAGCAGAGTGAGTCATGGGCTGGGTTGATGTCCAGGCAGCTCGCACATGCAACAGGGGTACAGTGATGGAAATGACAATctgttctgtgtctgtttcttcccCTTGAGCATTCGGAGCACAAGGAAGTATAATACTGCCCTTGAATTCCCAGCATCTGGCCAAGATGGCACTTAGAGATATTTGCCAAATTAATCAAAAACAAATGTCTACTTCCTATGCAGATCTGCTAAAGAGTCACCTAAAGTTAACagatttgttttctctccctctttttatacTAGAAAGCTAAAGCAACCATTTCCATACTGTCCTTTTTACTGAGACCATACACAAGGGCCAGAGTTGTAGAAAAATAGGAAGACTAAGTCAGAACAAGTGGGAAACAAAGGGtagcaaaataaaagtaaagaataagaTACAATGACCACTCTTCTCCTTCCAAAGACCAAAGACATCAAATTCTCAAAAGACCCATATTTTCCCACCTGGTAGATTTCAGTCTACTAAAGGTGTTGCTTCCTCTTTTGTCTGAAATCGTGGATAGGCCAGAAGAGGCGAGCACAGCACTTGTTACTCTGTTTCTCCAGCATGGCGCTCCTGCTACAACTTATACTGATAAACAGAGTATTGCACTACTCCCAGGGAGAGGTTATGAAGTACTTTCCCCATAGTTATCCACACTTATGCTTAAACATACTTGTAAGTTACACAACATTGCCCATTTGTATGTAAGAGTTTAAATGCCTAACTCAATCTTATATCTGGTAAGTCATGAAAACAGGTTTCATATTCAAGTTCTTTAATTCCAGATTTTTCCATGATGCCAGCCTTATTTGCAGACTGTATCTGCCTCttccaaatcttttttctttggtaatttatttatacatttcatCATGTTTTGTGCACCAGATACATGTAGGGTTGTGCTTGAATGTTGACCCATGCTTACCATCATTGCTTATTTTACTTCCCATGGTCATCTACAGTTCTCCCCTGCCCTGGAAACTTGGGTAAACTGGAGAGATATAGAACTTCCAGAATTGCACTGCTTTCTCTCCAGACTTTACTTGACTCCCTGAGACCACATCACATCCTTATGTTTCCTCTCTTATGTAGAGTAGATACAGGGGATCAAGTCTATCAACTTGGCCCATATGATTGAACATATCTAGCTATGGCATATCATTAGGATTGCATTCTTTTAAGAATAAGTTATTCTTATGGTTCTTTCATTCAACAGTTTCTgttctctctgattctctgcaGACTAataatcttcacattttttaatggaaacaaataaCCAGACATGGGTGAGAGAGTTTATTCTCCTCGGCCTGTCCAGTGACTGGGACACACGGGTCTCCCTCTTTGTCCTCTTCTTGATCATGTACTTGGTGACAGTGCTGGGGAACTTCCTCATTGTCCTTCTGATCAGACTGGACAGCCGACTCCACACTCCCATGTACTTCTTTCTCACCAACCTCTCCCTTGTTGATGTCTCTTATGCCACAAGTATTGTTCCTCAGATGCTGGCACATTTTCTTGCAGAACATAAAGCAATCCCATTTGTGAGCTGTGCAGCCCAGTTATTTTTCTCCTTGGGCTTGGGTGGGATTGAGTTTGTCCTACTGGCAGTGATGGCCTACGACCGCTATGTGGCTGTGTGCGACCCCCTGCGATACTCAGTCATCATGCATGGAGGGCTCTGTACTAGGTTGGCCATCACATCCTGGGTCAGTGGTTCTCTCAACTCTCTCATGCAGACCATCATCACCTTTCAGCTGCCCATGTGCGCAAACAAGTATATTGATCACATATCCTGTGAACTCCTAGCTGTGGTCAGACTGGCCTGTGTGGACACCTCCTCCAATGAGATCGCAATCATGGTTTCTAGCATTGTCTTGCTGATGACACCCTTCTGCCTGGTCCTCTTGTCCTACACTCAGATCATCTCCACCATCCTGAAGATCCAGTccacagagggaagaaagaaagctttCCACACCTGTGCGTCTCACCTCACAGTGGTCGTACTGTGCTATGGCATGACCATTTTCACCTACATCCAGCCCCGCTCCAGTCCTTCTATCCTTCAGGAGAAGTTGATTTCTGTCTTCTATGCCATTTTGATGCCCGTGCTGAATCCCATGATTTATAGCATAAGGAATAAGGAGGTGAAGGGGGCCTGGCAGAAACTACTAGGGCAGTTATCTGAATTAATGTCAAAACTGGCAACTTGATGAATCCTGAGCATTAGCTAGAGAAGAGCTTTGCCTGTGAATTCTTTCACTTAACTAGATATGGCAGGCATCACCTGCATTGCCCTGGCAACCAGGAAGGGGATGCTGACACATGTACTGGTGATGCTGGGCAGGAGGCTGGAGGGTGGGTTGGGGTGTGGGCTGTGGGTGTATGTTTATGTCACAACATCATGTTCAGTGGAGTTAAGCACTGTGGTAATGGAACTTCCCACCCTTACTCAATCTCCATTCATATGTCCTAGCAGTAATGAACAAAAAGTACAGTTTGCTGTTTTGATGTGTCAGACTGTTTGTAATTGTGGACCTATTCATGAATCTTACTTTGGACCATTGGTTCTTATTcattcaaattttatataaagttatTGTGTTTTCATTGGTAACAAGAGCATTTTCACATTTTAGACTCAAATTACTGAGCAGCATTTGTATCTACATTCAGTAATTGTGTGAGTTGTTGTTCTGAAGAGAGAGATGCTCTCAAGGCTGTTCAGATGTTGTGCTGGACCTGCTACATGTACTCACAGCATCTCGTCTGCCTGATGAAGGTACCTCAGTGGAGGAGCATCAACTGAAGGTCTTGTTTTGCAGTGATAGGAATATAACTAAAGGTGTTTAGATGAGGCTACTACGGGCCAAGGATACGCCACATTTGGGGCACCACCTAATACAGTTAGAGAAGAGTTTAACTACATATACAAGGGTgccatttaaatgttaaaaccaTCCCATTTCTGAAATAAGTATTAACTCTCTTCCTAGACTTTAACCATAGAATTAGCACACAAAATTTGagataatgtataaatataaaagatgtaGTCAATCTTAGAAAGGACAGATTCCTCAGCCAAAGCCAATGAAAGATAAGAGAACTTTATATGCATTTGTTGAATCCGGATACCTGTGCAGTGTTTTCCTCTAGTCTCTGTTTTGAACACTTTCtcccattcctcctcccccacacgGCAGGACCCCTAGTTGGTCTTCGTAAACTAATGAGGTGGAATAGTCAAGGAGAGTAAGACTTTGGGTGAGTCCAGAAGTCTTCCTATATGAAAGGACAAGAAATGTTCCTTGtttagatgaggaaagtgagtaCAAGTTACTGAAATGATAACAACCCAAACAGAGGGCAACCAGTGAAAAATACAGAGCTTGACAAGAGCACAGAGTTCAAAAATTCCCTGGAGCCGTGCTTGCAGGACAGAGAAGATGAGGAAATGGTGAGGATGAAGCAGGCATGTGAAGAAGGTTCAGATCACAGAGGGCATTGAATGCCATATTATATTTTAGATTTACTCAATAGCAATGTGgagctggaaaatatttttaagcagggATATGACctgataaaatttacattttagaattattgCCATGGCAATGATTCAGCAGAAGAAGAGTTTAGAGGCCAGGGGACCAGCTGGCTGACCTCTCTAGCAGTACTATTGAGACATTAGAGGAATCTGAACGAAGGAGAAAAGTCAAGCCAAGTTACATGatttaaaagagattttagagAGACATTACATCTTCTCCCAGATTGCAATTCCTACATGGACCTCATACCTCCTCTAAAATGTCATTATCTTGGTCTAAATATTATGTAAACCATGGAGTAAAGTGTAACATTTACCACCATGGGCAGCCCTATATAAAATAGTAGGAAAAGagttgaaggagaagaaaattagtcaaaaatatgaatatacacatGACACGCAAAGGAGGAAAGTATGTGGAGATGCTGTATCCAGATGCTGAAATGTTCGGGATGCTTCACTGTCCACCGCAGGATCCCTGCGCCTTCCCCCTGCCTCCATGCCTTtgctgtccctgcccccaccttcaAGGGCAGCACACAGGTGACTTCTCTGAATCTGCCTTTCTGCTTCCAGACTCATGGTGGTTCCTCAGCCCAGCTGAGTCAGCTCATAAGTggtctttatataaatatatataaatatatgtaatataatatatataatatattcagagcatttcatcctaaagcagcagcatacgtattctttttgagtgcacatggaacattctccacaatagatcacatactgggtcatagatcaggcctcaacaagtataaaaagactgagatcataccatgcatattttcagaccacagtgttatgaaacttgaagtcaatcataagaaaaaatttggaaaggccacaaatacgtggaggttaaagaacatcctactaaagaatgaatgggttaaccaggaaattaaagaagaaattaaaaaatatatggaagcaagtgaaagtgaaaacacaacagtccaacaCCTTTGGGATGCGGCAAAGGCGGTAAgaagatggaagtatatagcaacacAAGCCTAACTCAAGAAGCCAGAAAAGTCTTAAATACCCActctaaccttacacttaaaggagctagaaaaggaacatcaAATAAAATCTAACaccagcagaggaagggaaattacaaagattagaacagaaataaatgatatagaaaaaacaaacaaacaaaaaacagtagaaaacatcagtaaaactaagagctggttctttgaatgaattaataaaatttttctaaaaatattttatttctaagtaatctccacacccaatgtgggctcataatcacaaccctgaggtcaagagctgcatgcttcactgactgagccagccaggtgccccacgaatAATAAGACTGATAACTCCCTAGCcggacttatcaaaaagaaaagagaaagaacccaaataaataaaatcaaaaatgaaagagcagagatcataaccaacatcatggaaatacaaacaattatgagaaaatgttatgaaaaattatatgccaacgaactaggcaatctggaagaaatggatatattcctagaaacatacaaactaccaaaactgaaacaagaagaaatacaaaatttgaatagactgataaccagtaaagaaattgaatcagtaaccgaaaatctcccaacaaacaaaagtccaggtccagatgacttcccaggggaattttactagacatttaaagaatagttggGTCacgtgggtggctgagttgggtaagcatccaactcttgattttgtctcaggtagtgatcccagggtcgtgggatcaggctttgcctcaggctctatgctgaccgtggagcctgcttgagattctctctctttctctccctctgtccctctcccctgttgtctctaaaataaacacacacacacacacacacacaaaacagagttaatacctattcttcttacactgttccaaaaaatagaaatggaaggaaaacttccaaatttgttctatgaggtcagcattaccttaattcaAAAAAACCAAATGAAGACCCCACTGAAGAAGAGAATTACAGGCcttatccctgatgaacatggatgcaaaaattctcaataagacactagcaaatcaaggggcgcctgggtgcctcagtcagttaagtgtctgacttcggctcaggtcatgatgtcagggttggtgggttcgagtcctgcgttgggctctgtgctgacagctcagagcctggagcctgcttcagattctgtctccgtctctctgcctctgccctgctcgtgctctctctctcaaatacaaaaataaaaaattaaaaaaagatactagcaaatcaaatccaacagtacatcaAAAGATTTATTCACCACGATCCAGTGGGATTTACTCCGaggctgtagggctggttcagtattcacaaatcaatcaacatgatataccacattaataacagaaaggataagaaccacatgatcccatcgatagatgcagaaaaagcatttgacaaaatacagcattcattcttgatagaaaccctcaacaaagtagggatagagggaacatatgtCAACATCATAAtggtcatatatgaaagacccacagctaataacatcttaaatggagaaaaactgagagctttcctctaaggtcaggaataagacagggatgtccattcttaccactgtcatttaacatagtactggaagtcctagcctcagcaatcagacaacaaaaagaaagaaaaggcatccaaattggcaaggaagaagtcaacctttcactattcgcagacgacatgataatctatgtagaaaactcaaaagactccaccagaaaattGCTGgaacacaaattcagcaaagttgtaggatataaaatcaatgtacagaaatctgttgcatttctgtataccataatgaagctgcagaaagaaaaatcagggaattgatcccatttacaactgtgtcaaaaatcataagatacctaggagtaaacctaatcaaagaggtaaaagaactGTATTCTGAAAAGTaacacttatgaaagaagttgGAGATGACACAAcataatggaaaaacattccatcttCAAGGATTAGAagcataaatattgttaaaatgtctacactgtGCAAAGCAACCTAcccatttaatgcaatccctgtcaaaataccaccagcatttttttacagagctagaacaaacaatcctgaaatttgtatgaaaccacaaaaaaccctgaattGCTAacacaatcctgaaaaagaacagtGAAGCTGGAAGCATCATAATTCTGTATTTCAAACTATGTTATGAGGCTGAAGTCATTTTCACTTACTTTTAAAGGCatgttttaaaagacaaagtatAAGTGGGAGATGGGAGTAATAAGTTACAGGTAAGCAAAATATTCAATggcaaataatgatttttaaggCCAGGAATTTAAGTCAAATAAACTGCTCCTCTGAAAGCAGCTTACCCAAATTATATGCATAGCGTTTGGAGCAAATACTTTGTTATATTCATGTTTACCTTGCAAACCAAGCCTACACATTGatagtatatattattatgtcTGTCACAAATGCTTCTTGAAAGAACTATTTCAATTCCTAAGCTGACCCTAGAGATGACCTTtctgggcagaggagagaatttcCTGTTTGGGGAACAGCAGGAATTGTAGTATGAGTGGGGGCTCACAGGGGAGAGAAGTGGGGAAAATTGAAATTCTGGTTGACTTTGAACCTCTTCTCTCTCAGTTGGTTGAGATGTGGCATTCAAGTCACTGGAGATTATAGACCAAATATTTGTGAAGTGGGTAATGGTAAAATAAAGTGTTATAATGAAGAATTAACAAGACACTGGTTTACAGAATAAATTGTTCCAGGCATTTTCAAACTTATTATAGTAGAAACACCTGAAAGGCTCATTAAGCCACAGTTTGCTGACCTTCCTGTGtagtttctgattcagtgagCCTGGGTCGAATGAAGGCTATCACT
This sequence is a window from Prionailurus bengalensis isolate Pbe53 chromosome A2, Fcat_Pben_1.1_paternal_pri, whole genome shotgun sequence. Protein-coding genes within it:
- the LOC122488462 gene encoding olfactory receptor-like protein OLF3, whose amino-acid sequence is METNNQTWVREFILLGLSSDWDTRVSLFVLFLIMYLVTVLGNFLIVLLIRLDSRLHTPMYFFLTNLSLVDVSYATSIVPQMLAHFLAEHKAIPFVSCAAQLFFSLGLGGIEFVLLAVMAYDRYVAVCDPLRYSVIMHGGLCTRLAITSWVSGSLNSLMQTIITFQLPMCANKYIDHISCELLAVVRLACVDTSSNEIAIMVSSIVLLMTPFCLVLLSYTQIISTILKIQSTEGRKKAFHTCASHLTVVVLCYGMTIFTYIQPRSSPSILQEKLISVFYAILMPVLNPMIYSIRNKEVKGAWQKLLGQLSELMSKLAT